From one Bradyrhizobium sp. Ash2021 genomic stretch:
- a CDS encoding ABC transporter ATP-binding protein, whose amino-acid sequence MSETSPSVDMLAPIEDIGGAAQPLLQVNGLTKHFPVRGELFSARKTVRAVDDVSFSVLKGETVGIVGESGCGKSTTARLLMHLMKRDAGDIIYDGLQVGRALSLRELRRGMQMVFQDSYASLNPRLTIEESIAFGPKVHGMADTAARTLARELLGKVGLRPENFANRYPHEISGGQRQRVNIARALALSPRLVILDEAVSALDKSVEAQVLNLLVDLKREFGLTYLFISHDLNVVRYISDRVLVMYLGEVVELGPVDQVWDAPAHPYTRALLAAMPSSDPDHRTETPPISGDPPNPIDPPSGCRFHTRCPFAEPLCANATPKLTALDTMGHEAACYMAIPGSGHSRAPAQKTNRETNKGVNPA is encoded by the coding sequence ATGAGTGAGACCAGTCCATCCGTCGATATGCTGGCGCCGATCGAGGATATCGGCGGCGCGGCGCAGCCGCTGTTGCAGGTCAACGGGCTTACAAAACATTTCCCGGTGCGGGGCGAGCTGTTCAGTGCGCGCAAGACGGTCCGCGCGGTCGACGACGTCTCGTTTTCGGTTCTCAAGGGCGAAACCGTCGGCATCGTCGGCGAATCCGGCTGCGGCAAGTCGACCACGGCGCGGCTCTTGATGCATCTGATGAAGCGCGACGCCGGCGACATCATCTATGACGGCTTGCAGGTCGGCCGCGCGCTGTCGCTGCGCGAACTGCGCCGCGGCATGCAGATGGTGTTTCAGGACAGCTACGCCTCGCTCAATCCGCGCCTGACCATCGAGGAATCGATCGCGTTCGGCCCCAAGGTTCACGGCATGGCGGATACGGCGGCGCGTACGCTGGCGCGCGAACTGCTCGGCAAGGTGGGACTGCGGCCCGAGAATTTCGCCAACCGGTATCCGCATGAGATCTCCGGCGGCCAGCGCCAGCGCGTCAATATCGCCCGCGCGCTGGCGCTGTCGCCGCGGCTGGTCATTCTGGACGAGGCGGTGTCGGCGCTCGACAAATCGGTCGAGGCGCAGGTGCTCAATCTGCTGGTCGACCTCAAGCGGGAATTCGGGCTGACCTATCTCTTCATCAGCCACGATCTCAACGTGGTGCGCTATATCAGCGATCGCGTGCTGGTGATGTATCTCGGCGAGGTGGTCGAGCTCGGTCCGGTCGATCAGGTCTGGGACGCGCCGGCGCATCCCTATACGCGGGCGCTGCTGGCGGCGATGCCGTCGTCCGATCCCGATCACCGCACCGAGACGCCGCCGATTTCGGGCGATCCGCCGAATCCGATCGACCCGCCATCGGGCTGCCGGTTTCACACAAGATGTCCGTTTGCGGAGCCGCTCTGCGCAAACGCTACGCCTAAACTCACCGCACTCGATACAATGGGCCACGAAGCGGCGTGCTACATGGCCATTCCAGGCTCGGGGCACAGCCGCGCACCGGCCCAAAAAACCAATAGAGAAACCAACAAGGGAGTAAACCCGGCATGA
- a CDS encoding ABC transporter permease yields the protein MSAITDDALQAAPATKARGYWATVGRRITRDKVSMACALILLLIFVSALCAPWLGLADPYQGSMIRRLRHIGTPNFPLGTDELGRDMLARLIYGGRLSLIIGILPVILAFVIGTSLGLVAGYVGGKLNTAIMRTVDVFYAFPSVLLAIAISGALGAGIVNSIVSLTIVFVPQITRVAESVTTGVRNMDFVEAARASGAGPFTIMRVHMLGNVLGPIFVYATGLISVSMILAAGLSFLGLGTKPPEPEWGLMLNTLRTAIYVNPWVAALPGAMIFAVSICFNLLSDGMRSAMDIRN from the coding sequence ATGAGCGCGATTACAGACGACGCCCTGCAGGCCGCGCCCGCCACCAAGGCGCGTGGCTATTGGGCCACCGTCGGCCGCCGCATCACGCGCGACAAGGTCAGCATGGCCTGCGCCTTGATCCTGCTGCTGATCTTCGTGTCCGCCCTGTGCGCGCCGTGGCTTGGCCTCGCCGATCCCTATCAGGGCTCGATGATCCGCCGGCTTCGCCATATCGGCACGCCAAATTTCCCGCTCGGCACCGACGAACTCGGCCGCGACATGCTGGCGCGGCTGATCTATGGCGGACGGCTGTCGCTGATCATCGGTATCCTGCCCGTGATCCTCGCCTTCGTGATCGGGACCTCGCTCGGCCTCGTCGCCGGTTACGTCGGCGGCAAGCTCAATACCGCGATCATGCGCACCGTGGACGTGTTCTACGCCTTTCCGTCGGTGCTGCTGGCGATCGCGATTTCAGGCGCGCTGGGGGCCGGCATCGTCAACTCCATCGTGTCGCTGACCATCGTGTTCGTGCCGCAAATCACCCGCGTGGCCGAGAGCGTCACCACCGGCGTGCGCAACATGGATTTCGTCGAGGCCGCGCGCGCCTCCGGCGCCGGCCCCTTCACCATCATGCGCGTGCACATGCTCGGCAATGTTCTGGGGCCGATTTTCGTCTACGCCACCGGTCTGATATCGGTGTCGATGATCCTCGCCGCCGGCCTGTCGTTCCTCGGCCTCGGAACGAAACCGCCGGAGCCGGAATGGGGCCTGATGCTCAACACGCTGCGCACCGCGATCTACGTCAACCCCTGGGTCGCGGCGTTGCCCGGCGCCATGATCTTTGCGGTCTCGATCTGCTTCAACCTGCTCAGCGACGGCATGCGCAGCGCCATGGATATCAGGAACTGA
- a CDS encoding ABC transporter permease, with amino-acid sequence MLLYIARRIVYVIPIVISVALVCFLLVHITPGDPLVAVLPADASQELAAQLRTAYGFDRPLPVQFGLWLWRAVNGDLGHSIATGRPVLTEVLRAVGNTVTLAIAAALIGFTLGLFFGLIAGYFRDTWIDKVATSIAIAGVSVPHYWLGMVLVIIFSVQLNWLPAVGAGPGGSGAWGWDWEHLRYLILPAITTSVIPMGIITRTVRALTGDILSQDFVEALRAKGLRETDVFRHVIKNAAPTALAVMGLQLGYMLGGSILIETVFSWPGSGLLLNSAIFQRDLPLLQGTILVLALFFVALNLLVDIAQAAIDPRIKRS; translated from the coding sequence GTGCTTCTCTATATCGCCAGACGTATCGTCTACGTCATCCCGATCGTGATCAGCGTTGCGCTGGTGTGCTTCCTCTTGGTGCACATCACGCCCGGCGATCCCCTGGTTGCGGTGCTGCCGGCGGATGCGTCGCAGGAACTCGCGGCGCAATTGCGCACGGCCTATGGTTTTGATCGCCCGCTGCCGGTGCAGTTCGGGCTGTGGCTGTGGCGCGCAGTCAACGGCGATCTCGGCCATTCCATCGCCACCGGGCGTCCGGTTCTGACCGAAGTTTTACGCGCGGTCGGCAACACCGTGACCCTGGCGATCGCAGCCGCCCTGATCGGATTTACCCTCGGACTATTTTTCGGCCTGATCGCCGGTTATTTCCGCGACACCTGGATCGACAAGGTCGCGACCTCGATCGCGATCGCCGGCGTCTCGGTGCCGCATTACTGGCTCGGCATGGTGCTCGTGATCATCTTCTCGGTGCAGCTCAACTGGCTGCCCGCGGTCGGCGCCGGACCCGGCGGCTCCGGCGCTTGGGGCTGGGACTGGGAACATCTGCGCTACCTGATCCTGCCCGCGATCACGACCTCGGTGATCCCGATGGGCATCATCACCCGCACGGTGCGCGCGCTGACCGGCGACATCCTGTCACAGGATTTCGTCGAGGCGTTGCGCGCAAAAGGCCTGCGCGAGACCGACGTGTTTCGCCACGTCATCAAGAACGCCGCGCCGACGGCGCTCGCGGTGATGGGGCTGCAACTCGGCTACATGCTCGGCGGCTCGATCCTGATCGAAACCGTGTTCTCCTGGCCGGGCTCGGGCCTATTGCTCAATTCGGCGATCTTTCAGCGCGACCTGCCGCTGCTGCAGGGCACCATCCTGGTGCTGGCGCTGTTCTTCGTGGCCCTCAATCTCCTGGTCGATATCGCGCAAGCCGCGATCGATCCGCGCATCAAGCGGAGCTAG
- a CDS encoding ABC transporter substrate-binding protein yields MHNGKSNKTAAAMVLAVALAAGLPAMAAAETVLRIGMTAADIPRTLGQPDQGFEGNRFTGLTMYDGLTMWDLSSADKASVVIPGLATEWKVDDADKKKWTFRLRPGVTFHDGSPFNADAVVWNVEKVLKQDAPQFDPSQVGVTASRMPTMASARKIDDMTVELITKEPDSFLPINLTNLFMASPSKWQKFFDAAEGADAKAKSQAAWAAFARDASGTGPWKMSGFTPRERLELVKNANYWDKARVPKVDKMVLLPMPEANARTAALLSGQVDWVEAPAPDAVAEIRQRGFVIRTNEEPHVWPWQFSRVEGSPWNDIRVRKAANLCIDREGLKDGLLAGLMVPATGTFEPGHPWRGKPTFEIKYDKPAAQKLMQEAGYGPNKKLSVKIQTSASGSGQMLPLPMNEYLQQALAECYFDVQLDVIEWNTLFTNWRRGVKDPSANGSNATNVTYAAMDPFFAMVRFLQSSMAPPVSNNWGFINNPKFDELVTKARQTFEPAARDAALAELHAASVDDAAFLYVAHDVAPRAMSPKIKGFVQPKSWFVDFSSITMTP; encoded by the coding sequence ATGCATAACGGGAAATCGAACAAAACGGCGGCCGCGATGGTGCTGGCGGTGGCGCTGGCGGCAGGGTTGCCGGCCATGGCGGCTGCCGAAACCGTCCTTCGCATCGGCATGACCGCGGCCGATATTCCGCGCACGCTCGGCCAGCCCGACCAGGGTTTCGAGGGCAACCGTTTCACCGGCCTCACCATGTATGACGGGCTGACAATGTGGGACCTGTCGTCGGCCGACAAGGCAAGCGTGGTGATCCCGGGGCTCGCGACCGAATGGAAAGTCGACGACGCCGACAAGAAGAAGTGGACCTTCAGGCTTCGCCCCGGCGTCACCTTTCACGACGGCTCGCCGTTCAACGCCGACGCCGTGGTCTGGAATGTCGAGAAGGTGCTGAAGCAGGATGCGCCGCAGTTCGATCCGAGCCAGGTCGGCGTCACCGCCTCGCGCATGCCGACGATGGCCTCGGCGCGCAAGATCGACGACATGACGGTGGAACTGATCACCAAGGAGCCCGACAGTTTCCTGCCGATCAACCTGACCAATCTGTTCATGGCGAGTCCCTCGAAATGGCAGAAGTTTTTTGACGCGGCCGAAGGCGCCGACGCCAAGGCGAAATCTCAGGCCGCGTGGGCCGCGTTTGCCAGGGACGCCTCGGGCACCGGCCCCTGGAAGATGTCGGGATTTACCCCGCGCGAGCGGCTCGAACTCGTCAAGAATGCGAATTATTGGGACAAGGCGCGCGTTCCCAAGGTCGACAAGATGGTGCTGCTGCCGATGCCGGAAGCCAACGCCCGCACCGCAGCACTGCTCTCCGGCCAGGTCGATTGGGTCGAAGCGCCGGCGCCGGATGCGGTCGCCGAAATCAGGCAGCGCGGCTTCGTGATCAGGACCAACGAGGAGCCGCATGTCTGGCCGTGGCAGTTCTCGCGCGTCGAAGGCTCGCCCTGGAACGACATCCGCGTGCGCAAGGCCGCCAATCTCTGCATCGATCGCGAAGGCCTCAAGGACGGCCTGCTCGCCGGCCTGATGGTGCCGGCGACCGGCACCTTCGAGCCCGGCCATCCCTGGCGCGGCAAGCCCACCTTTGAGATCAAATACGACAAGCCGGCGGCGCAGAAGCTGATGCAGGAGGCCGGCTACGGCCCGAACAAGAAACTCTCGGTCAAGATCCAGACCTCGGCGTCGGGATCGGGCCAGATGCTGCCGCTGCCGATGAACGAATATCTGCAGCAGGCGCTGGCCGAATGCTATTTCGACGTGCAGCTCGACGTCATCGAATGGAACACGCTGTTCACCAACTGGCGCCGCGGCGTCAAGGATCCCAGCGCCAATGGCTCCAACGCGACCAACGTCACCTATGCGGCGATGGATCCGTTCTTCGCCATGGTGCGCTTCCTGCAGTCCTCGATGGCGCCGCCGGTGTCGAACAATTGGGGCTTTATCAACAATCCCAAATTCGACGAACTGGTGACCAAGGCCCGCCAGACCTTCGAGCCGGCCGCGCGCGACGCGGCGCTGGCTGAACTGCATGCGGCCTCCGTCGACGACGCGGCCTTCCTCTACGTCGCCCACGACGTCGCGCCGCGCGCCATGAGCCCGAAGATCAAGGGCTTTGTGCAGCCGAAGAGCTGGTTCGTGGATTTTTCGTCGATCACCATGACACCGTGA
- a CDS encoding ABC transporter substrate-binding protein, producing the protein MRARNSILIAGLIGAWALAVGAGLPVQSAHAESVVRYGISMADIPLTTGQPDRGAGAYQFTAYTIYDPLVAWEMDVADRPGKLVPGLATEWKVDDKDKTKWRFTLRKGVKFHDGSEFNADAVIWNLDKVLNDKAPQFDKRQSAQVKTRLPSVASYAKIDDDTVEITTKTVDSFFPYQMLWFLVSSPAQYEKLGKDWDKFASQPSGTGPFKLTKLVPRELAELSKNPDYWDKKRIPKVDKLVLIPMPEALTRTNALLAGQVDLIETPAPDAVPQLKSAGMRIVDNITPHVWNYHLSVLPGSPWTDVRLRKALNLAIDRDAVVGLMNGLAKPAKGQVDPSSPWFGKPNFELKYDLAAARKLVEEAGYSREKPLKTTFIIAQGGTGQMLSLPMNEFLQQSFKEIGIDIDFKVVELETLYTHWRKGAADEMNAGITANNIAYVTSDPLYAIVRFFASDQVAPAGVNWGGYKNPKVDALINEAKQTFDTAKQDELIAQAHSLIVDDAALVWVVHDTNPHALSPKVKKFVQAQHWFQDLTQIGLE; encoded by the coding sequence ATGCGTGCCCGAAATTCGATCCTTATCGCCGGCTTGATAGGTGCCTGGGCGCTGGCCGTCGGCGCCGGCCTACCCGTCCAGTCCGCGCACGCCGAATCCGTGGTGCGCTACGGCATTTCGATGGCCGACATCCCGCTGACGACAGGCCAGCCGGATCGCGGCGCCGGCGCCTACCAGTTCACGGCCTATACGATCTACGATCCCCTGGTCGCCTGGGAAATGGATGTGGCCGACCGGCCCGGCAAACTGGTGCCCGGGCTCGCCACCGAATGGAAGGTGGACGACAAGGACAAGACCAAATGGCGTTTCACGTTGCGCAAGGGCGTCAAGTTCCATGACGGCAGCGAGTTCAACGCCGACGCGGTGATCTGGAATCTCGACAAGGTTTTGAACGACAAGGCGCCGCAATTCGACAAGCGCCAGAGCGCGCAGGTCAAGACCCGCCTGCCCTCGGTCGCGAGCTACGCCAAGATCGACGACGACACCGTCGAGATCACGACCAAGACCGTCGACTCGTTCTTTCCCTACCAGATGCTCTGGTTCCTGGTCTCCAGCCCCGCGCAATATGAAAAGCTCGGCAAGGATTGGGACAAGTTTGCCAGCCAGCCCTCCGGCACCGGGCCGTTCAAGCTGACAAAGCTGGTGCCGCGCGAGCTCGCCGAATTGTCGAAGAACCCGGATTACTGGGACAAGAAGCGGATTCCGAAAGTCGACAAACTGGTCCTGATTCCGATGCCGGAAGCGTTGACGCGCACCAACGCGCTGCTCGCAGGGCAAGTCGATTTGATCGAAACCCCGGCGCCGGACGCGGTGCCGCAGTTGAAATCCGCAGGGATGCGGATCGTCGACAACATCACGCCGCATGTCTGGAATTATCACCTCAGCGTGCTGCCGGGTTCGCCCTGGACCGACGTCCGCCTGCGCAAGGCGCTCAATCTCGCGATCGATCGCGATGCCGTCGTCGGCCTGATGAACGGGCTGGCGAAACCCGCCAAGGGCCAGGTCGACCCGTCGAGCCCCTGGTTCGGCAAGCCGAATTTCGAGCTCAAATACGATCTCGCCGCGGCCAGGAAGCTGGTCGAGGAAGCCGGCTATTCCAGGGAGAAGCCGCTGAAGACCACCTTCATCATCGCCCAGGGCGGCACCGGGCAGATGCTGTCGCTGCCCATGAACGAATTTTTGCAGCAGAGCTTTAAGGAGATCGGCATCGACATCGACTTCAAGGTGGTCGAGCTCGAGACATTATATACGCATTGGCGCAAGGGCGCGGCCGACGAGATGAATGCCGGCATCACCGCCAACAACATCGCCTATGTGACCTCGGACCCGCTCTACGCGATCGTGCGCTTCTTTGCCTCCGACCAGGTGGCGCCGGCCGGCGTCAACTGGGGCGGCTACAAGAATCCGAAGGTCGATGCCCTGATTAATGAGGCCAAACAGACCTTCGATACCGCCAAGCAGGACGAACTGATCGCGCAGGCGCATTCGCTGATCGTCGACGACGCGGCGCTGGTGTGGGTGGTGCACGACACCAACCCGCACGCGCTGTCGCCGAAGGTGAAGAAGTTCGTGCAGGCGCAGCACTGGTTCCAAGATCTGACGCAGATCGGGCTGGAGTAA
- a CDS encoding adenylate/guanylate cyclase domain-containing protein has product MKRLKLLRRWFKLRFGYARLACLALLVGFAALRVLDPAPVEEIRVRIFDGFQRIDPRKKTARPVTIVDIDEKSMEKLGQWPWPRTRIADLVAELTRLGAVVIAFDVVFSEPDRLNPDVAADTFRNLDEETRARLRALPSNDQIFADAISASRVVLGESGLPEELTALDKTLPVTGLAMLGEEPQQFMFDFPGLLRNVGVLEHAAAGRGLFTINPERDGIVRRVPMIMQAQGLTMPSLTFEMLRVATGSGTILIKAEKAGIKSLRIKGFQIPTDNNGQLWIHFARNDSSLYVPAINVLDRTVAPDKVAGKLVLIGTSAVGLNDIKTTPVSRAMPGVEIHAQVLESALTGSVISQPIYGIVVEFTTALLFGLLVIAFAPLFGPITLVALGAVFASALVGTSWYFYTQHRLLIDFTYPLMSTTAIYLTLIFSSFVRELQQRKQIRNAFSQYMSPALVAQLAQSPEKLVLGGEEREMTIMFSDMRGFTSISETYKNDPQGLTALMNRFLTPLTNAILGRKGTIDKYMGDAIMAFWNAPLDDKEHQLNACEAALDMLERVDELNQAREQEALEGGHGYIPLNVGVGLNTGTCVVGNMGSDVRFDYSVFGDSVNLASRLEGQSKEYGFPIIVGSRTALAVKDRFAILELDFIMVKGKKEPEVIYAIAGREDTAQSGRFQRLRNLTIEMLACYRGRDWDGALAAIERGRRTDEARSLELLYNLYEARIRLYQENPPPQDWDGAFALLTK; this is encoded by the coding sequence ATGAAGCGACTGAAGTTATTGCGACGGTGGTTCAAGCTGCGCTTTGGCTACGCCCGGCTGGCGTGTCTGGCGCTGCTGGTCGGCTTCGCCGCGCTGCGCGTGCTCGATCCGGCCCCGGTCGAGGAGATCAGGGTCAGGATCTTCGATGGCTTCCAGCGCATCGATCCGCGCAAGAAGACCGCAAGGCCGGTCACCATTGTCGATATCGACGAAAAGAGCATGGAAAAGCTCGGACAGTGGCCATGGCCGCGGACGCGGATCGCGGATCTCGTCGCGGAGCTGACCAGGCTCGGCGCTGTCGTGATCGCCTTCGACGTGGTGTTTTCCGAGCCCGACCGCCTCAATCCCGATGTCGCGGCCGACACGTTCCGCAATCTCGACGAAGAAACCCGCGCCAGGTTGCGGGCGCTGCCGAGCAACGATCAGATTTTCGCCGATGCCATCAGCGCGTCGCGCGTGGTGCTGGGCGAATCGGGGCTGCCGGAAGAGCTCACCGCACTCGACAAGACGCTGCCGGTGACGGGGCTGGCGATGCTGGGCGAGGAGCCGCAACAGTTCATGTTCGATTTCCCGGGCCTGCTGCGCAATGTCGGGGTCCTGGAGCATGCCGCGGCCGGGCGTGGCCTGTTTACGATCAATCCCGAACGGGACGGCATCGTGCGGCGGGTGCCGATGATCATGCAGGCCCAGGGCCTGACGATGCCGTCGCTGACCTTCGAGATGCTTCGGGTCGCCACCGGTTCGGGCACGATCCTGATCAAGGCCGAGAAGGCCGGCATCAAGAGCCTCCGTATCAAAGGCTTTCAGATCCCGACCGACAATAATGGCCAGCTCTGGATTCATTTCGCGCGCAACGATTCTTCCCTCTACGTTCCCGCCATCAACGTGCTGGACCGGACTGTCGCGCCCGACAAGGTCGCGGGCAAACTGGTGTTGATCGGCACCTCGGCGGTCGGCCTCAACGACATCAAGACCACGCCGGTTTCGCGCGCCATGCCGGGCGTGGAAATCCACGCCCAGGTGCTGGAGAGTGCGTTGACGGGGTCGGTGATCTCGCAGCCGATTTACGGCATCGTCGTCGAATTCACCACCGCATTGCTGTTCGGGCTGCTGGTGATCGCCTTCGCGCCGCTGTTCGGACCGATCACGCTTGTCGCCCTCGGCGCGGTATTTGCCAGCGCGTTGGTCGGAACGTCCTGGTATTTCTACACCCAGCACCGCCTGCTGATCGATTTCACCTATCCCCTGATGTCGACCACGGCGATCTATCTGACGCTGATCTTCTCGAGCTTCGTGCGGGAGCTGCAGCAGCGTAAGCAGATCCGCAACGCGTTCTCGCAATACATGTCGCCCGCGCTGGTCGCGCAGCTGGCGCAGTCGCCGGAAAAACTCGTGCTCGGCGGCGAAGAGCGCGAGATGACCATCATGTTCTCCGACATGCGCGGCTTCACCTCGATCTCGGAAACCTACAAGAACGATCCGCAGGGCCTCACCGCGCTGATGAACCGCTTCCTGACGCCGCTGACCAACGCGATCCTCGGGCGTAAAGGCACCATCGACAAATATATGGGCGATGCGATCATGGCGTTCTGGAACGCGCCGCTCGACGACAAGGAGCATCAGCTCAACGCCTGCGAGGCGGCACTCGACATGCTGGAGCGGGTCGACGAACTCAACCAGGCGCGCGAACAGGAGGCGCTGGAAGGTGGCCACGGCTACATCCCGCTCAATGTCGGCGTTGGGCTCAACACCGGCACCTGCGTGGTCGGCAACATGGGGTCCGACGTTCGCTTCGACTATTCGGTGTTCGGCGACAGCGTCAATCTGGCGTCGCGCCTCGAGGGCCAATCCAAGGAATACGGCTTCCCCATCATCGTCGGCTCCAGGACCGCGCTCGCGGTCAAGGACAGGTTCGCGATCCTCGAGCTCGACTTCATCATGGTCAAGGGCAAGAAAGAGCCGGAGGTGATCTACGCCATCGCCGGACGCGAGGACACCGCGCAGTCCGGCCGCTTCCAGCGGCTGCGCAACCTGACCATCGAGATGCTGGCGTGCTATCGCGGCAGGGATTGGGATGGCGCGCTGGCGGCGATCGAGCGCGGCCGCCGCACCGACGAGGCGCGTTCGCTTGAACTGCTCTACAATCTGTACGAAGCCCGGATCCGCCTCTATCAGGAAAACCCGCCGCCGCAAGACTGGGACGGCGCGTTCGCGCTGTTGACGAAGTGA